In Bacillus sp. SM2101, a single genomic region encodes these proteins:
- a CDS encoding SDR family oxidoreductase, with amino-acid sequence MIKSAVFFNFSLPFPTSVIQRFVEMEEVAGMALYLSSKQASAITGSAIRVEGGILSTI; translated from the coding sequence GTGATAAAATCTGCAGTATTCTTTAATTTTTCACTACCATTTCCCACATCTGTTATTCAAAGATTTGTCGAGATGGAAGAAGTCGCTGGAATGGCTCTATATTTATCATCTAAACAAGCATCTGCTATTACTGGGTCAGCTATTAGGGTAGAAGGTGGAATATTATCAACTATTTAA
- a CDS encoding LuxR C-terminal-related transcriptional regulator — protein sequence MTNSILSTKLNIPIMRRELVIRDRLIKQLNDGMYRHLTLISAHAGFGKTTLVSEWLANCNCAVAWLSLEEGDNNPHSFLSYIIAAIQTIEEDLGDELLSLLGSPQPPKLEDILTSLLNEITSIPYNFILVLDDYHTIHTQPINEAMTFFLENMPPQMHLVITTREDPKLPLARLRAKDQLTEIRNSDLRFTSSEAASFLNQVMNLKLSKNNIDNLVAKTEGWITGLQLAGISMGGHDDPSSFVKSFTGNHSFIVDYLVEEVLKQQSVYIQNFLLQTSILDRLCGSLCDAIMQDTFLKGQQSLEFIEKSNLFIIPLDNERRWYRYHHLFAELLKQKLLHSSDDTLVSSGIDIAQLHIRASIWYEKNNYEIEAFQHATAAGDVERAERILLGNGIPLHFRGAVVPVMKWLETLTTDTLDAHPTLWVIYASVLSMSARYNEVEPKLLAAERALHGLEKNMKTRNLTGHIAAIRALLATAQNNVDVIISESLIALENLSPSNLAVRTATTWKLGIAYELQGDNTKAKQAYSEAIATSNASGNRIIEILSTIALGNLQVKENLLMQACKTYEQALKMKDETPSSYSYPVYIGLARIYYEWNDLDVAIEYIEKSKQLAKYIENYNQIITCNLLYVQTLLAKKDLESATSILYEIKQFAFQYDLEDRMSEVSETEVLLLLNQGKVHAARKLAETYKLPHSQARVYLSQGDIAKAQHELHTYYQEVSQNGMREKMLKLKVLQAVVSYSDGETDEALQLLTDHLLEASSGRFVRTFLDEGEHMEQLLIKAYANGIMPEYIDLLLQAFKLDYVAQQNMTQPQLLFDALSERELEVLQLIGQGFSNKEISKKLFIALDTVKGHNRRIFEKLQVRRRTEAVAKAREMGLL from the coding sequence ATGACTAATTCCATCTTATCTACGAAACTCAATATCCCAATAATGAGGCGAGAGTTAGTTATACGAGACCGTTTAATTAAGCAGCTAAACGATGGGATGTATCGGCATTTGACTCTCATATCAGCTCATGCAGGTTTTGGGAAAACGACATTAGTGAGCGAATGGCTTGCCAACTGTAATTGTGCTGTAGCTTGGCTGTCGTTAGAAGAGGGAGATAATAATCCTCACTCTTTTCTCTCTTATATTATTGCGGCAATACAGACAATAGAGGAAGATCTAGGTGATGAACTTTTGAGTTTACTCGGATCTCCCCAGCCACCCAAATTGGAGGATATCTTAACTTCTCTTCTCAATGAAATCACTTCAATTCCATATAATTTTATTCTCGTACTTGATGACTATCATACGATCCATACACAACCTATAAACGAAGCTATGACATTCTTTTTAGAAAACATGCCTCCACAGATGCATTTAGTAATTACAACTCGTGAAGACCCTAAACTTCCTTTGGCACGTTTACGAGCAAAAGATCAGCTGACGGAAATACGCAACTCAGACTTACGCTTTACCAGCTCTGAAGCTGCTAGCTTCCTTAATCAAGTGATGAATTTGAAGCTGTCAAAAAACAATATCGATAACCTTGTAGCGAAAACGGAGGGATGGATTACTGGCCTTCAATTGGCTGGGATTTCCATGGGCGGACATGATGACCCATCAAGCTTTGTAAAATCATTTACAGGAAATCACTCTTTCATAGTGGACTATTTAGTAGAAGAGGTTCTTAAACAACAGTCAGTATATATTCAGAATTTTTTATTGCAAACATCAATTTTAGATCGTTTATGTGGCTCATTATGTGATGCAATAATGCAAGATACATTTCTTAAAGGGCAGCAATCACTTGAGTTTATAGAAAAATCGAATCTGTTTATTATTCCTTTGGATAATGAGCGTCGCTGGTATCGGTATCACCACCTTTTTGCAGAGTTGTTAAAACAAAAATTGTTGCATAGCAGTGATGATACCTTAGTGAGCAGTGGTATAGATATTGCGCAATTACATATACGCGCAAGTATTTGGTATGAAAAAAACAACTACGAGATTGAGGCATTTCAGCATGCTACAGCTGCTGGTGATGTAGAAAGAGCTGAACGTATATTGTTGGGGAATGGGATCCCTCTTCACTTTCGTGGAGCTGTTGTCCCTGTAATGAAATGGCTTGAAACATTAACAACAGACACATTGGATGCTCATCCTACATTATGGGTTATATATGCTTCAGTTCTCTCTATGTCTGCTCGATATAACGAGGTTGAGCCTAAATTACTCGCTGCTGAAAGGGCCTTGCATGGACTTGAGAAAAATATGAAAACTCGGAACCTTACAGGCCATATTGCTGCCATACGTGCGCTGCTAGCTACAGCCCAAAATAATGTGGACGTGATTATTTCCGAGTCTCTTATTGCACTAGAGAATCTAAGCCCAAGTAATTTAGCGGTGCGAACTGCAACTACTTGGAAGCTAGGTATAGCCTATGAACTACAAGGTGACAATACCAAAGCGAAACAAGCATATTCAGAAGCTATTGCTACTAGTAATGCGTCTGGAAATAGAATAATTGAAATATTATCCACAATCGCGCTAGGGAACTTACAAGTAAAAGAAAACCTGCTCATGCAAGCATGTAAAACATACGAGCAAGCTCTAAAAATGAAGGATGAAACGCCGTCATCATATTCGTATCCTGTATATATTGGTTTAGCCCGTATTTATTACGAATGGAACGATTTAGATGTAGCCATTGAATATATAGAGAAAAGTAAACAACTAGCGAAATATATAGAAAATTACAATCAAATCATTACGTGTAACCTTCTATATGTCCAAACATTGCTTGCGAAAAAGGATCTTGAGAGCGCAACTAGCATCTTATATGAAATAAAACAGTTTGCTTTTCAGTATGACTTAGAAGATCGGATGTCAGAAGTCAGTGAGACAGAGGTACTTTTATTGTTAAATCAGGGAAAGGTTCATGCTGCACGTAAATTAGCTGAAACATACAAACTCCCCCATAGTCAGGCAAGAGTATATCTTTCTCAAGGAGACATCGCTAAAGCCCAGCATGAGTTACACACTTACTACCAAGAGGTAAGCCAAAATGGTATGAGAGAAAAAATGTTGAAGTTGAAGGTTTTACAGGCAGTAGTTTCTTATTCAGATGGTGAAACAGACGAAGCATTACAATTGTTAACAGACCATCTATTAGAAGCAAGCTCTGGTCGCTTTGTTCGAACTTTCCTTGATGAAGGGGAGCATATGGAACAATTATTGATTAAAGCATATGCTAATGGGATTATGCCAGAGTATATAGACCTTTTACTACAAGCATTCAAACTTGATTATGTAGCACAACAAAATATGACTCAACCCCAGCTCCTATTTGATGCTTTAAGCGAACGTGAGCTTGAGGTTTTACAGCTAATAGGTCAGGGGTTTTCAAACAAAGAAATTAGTAAAAAACTATTTATTGCATTAGACACTGTGAAAGGACATAATCGAAGGATTTTTGAAAAGCTTCAGGTTAGAAGGCGCACTGAGGCTGTAGCCAAAGCACGTGAGATGGGGTTGCTGTAG
- a CDS encoding NAD(P)-dependent alcohol dehydrogenase: MKAITCIKYGPPEVLQLKEVEKPIPKNNEVLVKIHATAVTASDCVIRGFNMPGNPSFPKKQIMELMMRIFLGFSKPRNPIIGLVFSGVVESVGNDVELFNKGDQVYGFTGNSRGTYAEYKCVSTKEIEQGELALKPKNISHKEAAAIVYGGALAMHFMQDGDIQDGKKVLIYGASGAIGTTAVQLAKQLGAEVTAVCSSTNRELVKSLGADKVIDYTKEDSLNQLELYDFILDAVGKNKSSKLKRQCETALSNSGKYVSVDDGFLKIRPQYLIKLNELIKAGHVKAVIDRNYPLEEIVEAHKYVDQGHKKGNVVITV, from the coding sequence ATAAAAGCGATTACATGCATTAAATACGGTCCACCTGAAGTCCTTCAGCTTAAAGAAGTGGAAAAACCCATTCCAAAAAACAATGAAGTACTCGTAAAAATACACGCAACTGCAGTAACTGCAAGTGATTGTGTAATTAGAGGTTTTAACATGCCTGGCAACCCCAGCTTTCCTAAAAAGCAAATCATGGAACTGATGATGAGAATATTTCTAGGGTTTTCAAAACCAAGAAATCCTATAATCGGACTCGTATTCTCAGGGGTCGTAGAATCAGTAGGTAACGATGTTGAGCTATTCAATAAAGGTGACCAAGTATATGGATTTACAGGTAATAGCCGTGGAACATATGCTGAGTACAAATGTGTATCTACGAAAGAAATTGAGCAAGGGGAATTGGCGCTAAAACCGAAAAATATAAGCCATAAAGAAGCGGCAGCGATAGTTTATGGTGGTGCTCTGGCAATGCACTTTATGCAAGATGGTGATATCCAAGATGGAAAGAAAGTGCTTATTTATGGCGCTTCAGGAGCAATAGGGACGACTGCGGTGCAATTAGCAAAACAATTAGGTGCTGAAGTCACTGCGGTATGCAGCTCAACAAATAGAGAATTAGTGAAATCTCTAGGTGCAGACAAAGTAATCGATTACACTAAAGAGGATTCATTAAACCAATTAGAACTTTATGATTTTATCCTTGATGCTGTTGGAAAAAACAAAAGCTCGAAACTAAAAAGGCAATGTGAAACAGCACTTAGTAATAGTGGAAAATACGTGTCTGTAGATGATGGATTTTTAAAGATACGTCCACAGTATCTTATTAAACTCAACGAGTTAATTAAAGCGGGACATGTTAAGGCAGTCATAGACAGGAATTATCCATTAGAAGAGATTGTTGAAGCTCATAAATACGTAGATCAAGGTCATAAAAAGGGGAATGTAGTCATAACTGTATAA
- a CDS encoding DUF4064 domain-containing protein produces MKRTGEIIISGIASILSALIAIIGAGMIYYLKNEEFLSELEGEIALDYPDVAVTNITDFIESMASTVWLVMVAGFISLMLGLIAVFSLRGNKKPLLAGTSLIIAAVPIIFITLVASLLDGILGYLTALLFLIAGMMSLVRKRKQTYVLEESIRLEDENTSPFKQ; encoded by the coding sequence TTGAAGAGAACAGGAGAAATTATTATTTCAGGGATAGCATCCATCTTAAGTGCATTAATAGCTATTATTGGAGCCGGAATGATATATTATTTAAAAAACGAAGAGTTTTTAAGTGAATTGGAGGGTGAGATAGCTTTAGATTATCCTGATGTGGCAGTAACTAATATAACTGATTTTATTGAAAGCATGGCTAGTACAGTATGGCTCGTTATGGTAGCCGGTTTTATTAGTCTGATGTTAGGTCTAATTGCCGTCTTTAGCCTGAGAGGAAATAAGAAGCCACTACTAGCTGGGACGTCGTTAATTATTGCTGCGGTACCAATTATCTTCATAACATTAGTAGCATCTTTATTGGATGGAATCTTAGGTTATTTAACAGCTTTGCTATTCTTAATTGCAGGAATGATGAGCTTAGTACGTAAACGTAAGCAAACATATGTATTAGAAGAATCCATAAGATTAGAAGACGAGAATACCTCTCCCTTCAAGCAATGA
- a CDS encoding MFS transporter, with protein sequence MLKKIFSSYNTFLFSLLVSRVGDALYTFAIPWISYELTQSALIMGTIYAISVLPIVLFGPIVGVLVDKWDRKNLMLLADVLRAVLISLIPLFHFMNILQIWHLYVISFALTILSLLFDVTIITAIPNIIKQSTGKKLTTANASFQLVNQLADIIGPILAGFLIAIIGGFNILWIDVISFCLTFLAILKLPNLGKNSGETNIRSIYKDMKEGLMWLLKDRLNLSFSLQAMVGNLGYSAVYAVLMFYLLLSLQLDENQISLNYALLGAGGLLGSFIVVPLERVLRRGILIPMLLLIGTIGFAYAIVSDFWLAPGISLGLVATCNVAWNTLVMTVRQESVPNLMLGRVLSFSRVFTRLAMPLGALLGVYVADHFHPGGVFIVAGIAKGIEVVIALLSPIRRL encoded by the coding sequence ATGTTAAAGAAGATATTTAGTTCATATAATACGTTTCTGTTTTCATTATTAGTATCGAGGGTTGGAGATGCCTTATATACTTTTGCTATTCCTTGGATTTCATATGAGTTAACACAATCAGCTTTAATAATGGGTACAATTTATGCAATCAGTGTTCTGCCAATTGTATTGTTTGGACCTATTGTTGGTGTTTTAGTTGATAAATGGGATCGTAAAAATTTAATGTTATTGGCAGATGTTTTACGAGCAGTTTTAATTTCTCTTATCCCGTTATTCCATTTTATGAATATTTTACAAATATGGCACCTATATGTTATCTCTTTTGCATTAACTATTTTAAGCTTGTTATTTGATGTAACTATTATTACTGCTATACCGAATATTATAAAGCAATCAACAGGTAAAAAATTAACAACAGCGAACGCATCATTTCAACTAGTTAATCAATTAGCTGATATCATTGGTCCTATTCTAGCGGGTTTTTTAATTGCAATTATAGGTGGATTTAATATTCTTTGGATCGATGTAATTTCATTCTGTCTCACATTTCTAGCAATATTGAAACTACCCAACTTAGGGAAAAACAGTGGAGAAACTAACATTAGAAGTATATATAAGGACATGAAAGAAGGATTAATGTGGTTATTAAAAGATCGACTGAATTTAAGCTTTTCACTTCAGGCGATGGTCGGTAACCTAGGGTATAGTGCTGTTTATGCTGTTCTCATGTTTTATTTGCTTTTATCATTACAATTGGATGAGAACCAAATAAGTCTAAATTATGCATTGTTAGGTGCTGGTGGTCTGTTAGGAAGCTTTATAGTTGTACCTTTGGAACGTGTGTTACGTAGAGGGATCCTTATTCCTATGCTTTTATTAATTGGTACCATTGGTTTTGCTTATGCAATAGTTAGTGATTTTTGGCTTGCACCTGGAATATCTTTAGGTTTAGTTGCTACGTGTAATGTAGCTTGGAATACATTAGTTATGACCGTACGACAAGAGAGTGTCCCTAATTTAATGTTAGGGAGAGTACTAAGCTTCTCAAGAGTATTTACCCGCTTAGCTATGCCTTTAGGAGCACTATTAGGTGTATATGTGGCCGATCATTTTCATCCTGGAGGAGTTTTTATCGTTGCAGGAATTGCAAAAGGAATAGAGGTAGTCATTGCATTATTATCTCCAATTCGTAGGTTATAA
- a CDS encoding GNAT family N-acetyltransferase gives MIIRKLNINEEPPMELLLLADPSRDIVNDYVNRGECYVAESEQQVIGVYVLLPTRPETVELVNVGVVEKLHGTGIGKQLVMDAIQIAKAKCYKTIEIGTGNSSIGQLALYQKCGFRIIGVDLDFFIKHYEEGIFENGIQCRDMIRLSQDL, from the coding sequence ATGATTATTCGGAAACTAAATATAAATGAAGAACCTCCGATGGAATTGTTGTTATTGGCTGACCCTTCAAGAGATATTGTCAATGATTATGTAAATAGGGGAGAATGTTATGTAGCCGAAAGTGAACAGCAAGTTATTGGAGTGTATGTACTACTTCCAACAAGACCTGAGACAGTTGAGTTGGTGAATGTTGGAGTTGTAGAAAAGCTACATGGTACAGGTATAGGGAAGCAATTGGTGATGGATGCAATACAGATAGCAAAAGCAAAATGTTATAAAACAATTGAAATTGGAACTGGAAATTCAAGTATTGGTCAATTGGCTCTATATCAAAAATGTGGTTTTAGAATTATTGGTGTTGATTTGGACTTTTTTATTAAACATTATGAAGAAGGAATTTTTGAGAACGGTATACAGTGTAGAGATATGATTCGATTATCTCAAGATTTATAA
- a CDS encoding DUF4386 domain-containing protein: MKAYRMTAVIVGVLYIIGTASGILSKLVTMNLFTGEDFLSKIAANPYQLNLGAFFILMMGLSLAAMPVFLYPLFKKKNEALALGMVVFRGPLEGSVYILAVVSWLLLGVFSKEFTVAGAEVASLQVIGNVLLQANDIMSPVTTIVFIIGAMLLYTLFYLTKLIPRWLSVWGLIGAVIYLAVDLLKLFGLNLNLEMLYAPLGVQEMIMALWLIIKGFNQADLDELLTAKHSK, from the coding sequence ATGAAAGCATACAGAATGACTGCAGTGATCGTGGGTGTCCTCTACATCATCGGAACGGCATCAGGAATTTTGAGTAAGTTAGTTACCATGAATCTATTTACTGGGGAGGATTTTTTAAGCAAAATTGCTGCCAATCCTTATCAGCTTAACCTAGGCGCATTTTTTATTCTCATGATGGGGCTTTCTTTAGCGGCGATGCCTGTGTTCTTATATCCACTTTTCAAAAAAAAGAATGAAGCCCTGGCACTAGGGATGGTCGTATTCCGAGGACCACTAGAAGGAAGTGTATATATCCTAGCGGTAGTCAGTTGGTTATTGTTAGGTGTGTTCAGCAAAGAATTCACAGTCGCTGGAGCAGAGGTGGCATCTTTACAGGTGATTGGTAATGTCCTGCTTCAGGCAAATGACATCATGAGTCCCGTTACGACTATTGTTTTTATCATCGGGGCAATGCTGCTGTACACCCTTTTCTATCTCACCAAACTTATCCCTCGTTGGTTGTCTGTCTGGGGTTTGATCGGAGCGGTTATTTATCTGGCTGTCGACTTATTAAAGTTATTTGGGCTAAACCTTAATTTAGAAATGTTGTATGCTCCGTTGGGTGTGCAAGAGATGATAATGGCACTTTGGTTGATTATTAAGGGATTCAACCAAGCGGACCTTGATGAGTTGCTGACTGCTAAGCACAGCAAATAA
- a CDS encoding PadR family transcriptional regulator: MSQTQMLKGILDGCLLAIIHGKECYGYEMAARLSEYGFGAVSEGTIYPLLMRMQREGLVTSVRKSSTAGPKRKYYSLTEKGINALNDFLSRWSQLEKSVNAVIKQETKRKG, from the coding sequence ATGTCACAAACACAAATGCTGAAAGGGATCTTAGATGGTTGTCTATTGGCAATTATACATGGCAAAGAATGCTATGGATATGAGATGGCTGCACGGTTAAGTGAGTATGGATTTGGTGCAGTAAGTGAAGGAACAATCTATCCTTTGTTAATGAGAATGCAGCGTGAAGGTCTCGTAACCTCTGTACGTAAAAGTTCAACAGCAGGCCCAAAAAGAAAGTACTATTCACTTACAGAAAAAGGAATTAATGCTTTGAATGATTTTTTAAGTAGATGGAGTCAACTGGAGAAAAGTGTTAATGCAGTTATTAAACAAGAAACAAAAAGGAAAGGTTGA
- a CDS encoding histidine phosphatase family protein, giving the protein MHTYIYMVRHGESPKDGNERTRGLTEKGKLDSCRITELLQGEGIGVFVSSPYQRAILTIEELAQRSGQKVIVFEDLKERIFINRNERISDEELFPLLNKSYSNPDFALPGGESNSLCQHRAIKVLNKLLKEYKGQKIALGTHGAVMALMMEYYDDKYDLNFLLNTSKPDVYKMEFNDQTLVDVTRLWST; this is encoded by the coding sequence ATGCATACATATATTTACATGGTAAGACACGGGGAGTCACCAAAGGATGGGAATGAAAGAACAAGAGGATTAACGGAAAAAGGTAAATTAGATTCTTGTCGAATAACGGAATTATTACAGGGAGAGGGGATCGGGGTTTTCGTTTCAAGTCCATATCAACGGGCAATTTTAACGATAGAGGAATTAGCTCAACGCTCGGGACAAAAAGTAATAGTATTTGAAGATCTTAAAGAAAGAATTTTCATTAACCGAAACGAGAGAATATCTGATGAGGAATTATTCCCTCTATTGAATAAGTCATACTCAAATCCTGATTTTGCTTTACCGGGAGGGGAGTCTAATTCACTTTGTCAACATCGAGCTATAAAGGTCTTGAATAAATTATTGAAAGAGTACAAAGGACAAAAAATAGCATTAGGTACTCATGGAGCAGTAATGGCTTTGATGATGGAGTATTATGACGATAAGTACGATTTAAATTTTTTGTTAAATACCTCTAAACCAGATGTATACAAAATGGAATTTAATGATCAAACATTAGTAGATGTAACAAGATTATGGAGTACATAA
- a CDS encoding DUF1129 family protein has protein sequence MQLLNKKQKGKVETMKRHQLSDKSKEFIDDLRLYLFSSGKNDSEIKEIAEELEVHLIEAEKHGKSIDQIVGGSPKEYMKNISNEMKTDYKLWAKYVPLIVISTLSLSILGDLFQGTLSYSLLQIVGTILFSLMFAGGVFITFRYTASNQVSKLTEFLILLLPIIITLTFFVGLMVVDTFYKTPTINFDWLGSLVIGLIVLTFLVLFSIWAKTPVMFVILIALHLPTFILSLTTYSEDVRLVIGMVITYFIIGIYLFLEFKKLKRKRMTDAK, from the coding sequence ATGCAGTTATTAAACAAGAAACAAAAAGGAAAGGTTGAGACAATGAAACGACATCAACTATCTGATAAAAGTAAGGAATTTATTGATGATTTAAGGTTGTACTTATTTTCAAGTGGAAAAAATGATAGTGAAATTAAGGAAATTGCTGAAGAGCTTGAAGTTCATCTTATTGAGGCTGAAAAGCATGGTAAGTCAATTGATCAAATAGTGGGGGGTTCACCCAAAGAATATATGAAAAATATTTCAAATGAGATGAAAACCGATTATAAGTTGTGGGCGAAATATGTTCCCCTCATTGTTATTAGTACATTGTCACTTTCTATCTTAGGAGATTTATTTCAAGGTACATTAAGTTATAGTCTATTGCAAATCGTAGGAACAATTTTGTTTAGTTTGATGTTCGCTGGAGGAGTTTTTATAACTTTTCGCTATACTGCTAGCAATCAAGTTTCAAAGTTAACAGAATTTCTTATTTTGTTACTTCCAATTATTATTACCTTAACATTCTTTGTAGGCTTAATGGTAGTAGATACATTTTATAAAACCCCAACTATCAACTTTGATTGGTTAGGTAGTCTAGTTATTGGCTTAATTGTTCTGACTTTTTTAGTTTTATTTTCAATTTGGGCAAAGACTCCTGTTATGTTTGTTATTTTGATAGCACTTCATCTACCGACATTTATATTATCGCTCACTACATATAGCGAAGATGTACGGTTGGTTATTGGGATGGTTATAACATATTTCATAATAGGAATCTATTTGTTCTTGGAATTTAAGAAACTAAAGAGAAAAAGAATGACAGATGCTAAATAA